TTTCTCTGTGAAGATCTGCTTTTTCTGTGTCTTCCTGGGAACTCACCGATACATATTCTCCGGCAGCCATAGACATTGCTCCGGCAATCATCCCGGCTAAGGCAGCCAGAATAATGGTATTCCTTTCAGGTTGTGCCGCTGCCACACCAATCACGATGCTGGTTGTAGATAAAAGTCCGTCATTAGCCCCTAAAACGGCAGCCCGAAGCCACCCTACTCTGTTGACGTAATGTTTTTCTAATTGATGATACATAACCGGAAATAATATAGGTTCTATCAAAAATAAGAAATGATTCTTCCGGAATCAATATAAATTAGATGTGGATAAAACCTTTTCTATTCAAAAATTCATATTCTTTCACTGTAACCACGCAGAAATATCTTTCTATCTTTGCCTGAAATTTCAACAATCACTATCAATGAATTTACTGTACATTAACTGGGATGTAGATCCCGAGATTATCAACATATTTGGATTTCCTCTTAAATATTATGGTTTATTATTTTTCGCAGGACTTGTTTTGTGCTATATGATCTTAAAAAAGATTTATAAAGAGGAGAAACTCAGCAATCAGGCTCATGAAGCCCTTTTTTCTTACGCTGTCATTGGTATTCTGGCAGGGGCAAGATTGGGACACTGCCTGTTTTATGATTTTGATTACTATTCCCAGCATCCGCTTGAAATTATCCTGCCTATCCAAAAGGGACCGGACGGAGCTTACTTCTTCTCCGGATATGCGGGACTGGCAAGCCATGGCGGAGGAATCGGGCTGATCATCATGCTTCTTATTTATGCCAGAAAATATTCTATTAAGTTTATGAAAATTCTGGATATTATTGCGATTGCCACCCCTCTGGCCGGAGGTTTTATCAGACTGGCCAACCTGATGAATTCTGAAATTATCGGAACTCCTTCCAATGCTCCCTGGGCATTTATTTTCCGCAGAGTAGATGATATTCCAAGGCATCCTGCCCAGCTTTATGAAGCCATTTCTTACTTTTTGATTTTCTCTTTGGTTTATTTTATTTACAAAAAAGGAATGTTCAAAGTCGGAAAAGGTTTTTATTTCGGAATAAGTTCACTACTGATCTTCGTTATGCGACTGCTTATTGAGTTCATCAAAGTAGATCAGGTGAGTTTTGAACAGGGAATGAGCCTGAATATGGGCCAGCTTCTAAGTATTCCTTTTATTCTTCTGGGACTGTTTTTTGTGATCAAAAGCATCCGGGATAAAGATGAAATAAAGGTTTCATAATCCGTTTATGAAAAAATAACATCATTATAAAAAGCCTCCGGAATGACATATTCCGGAGGTTTCTGTTATAACTTTTAAAAAAAATGGCTTAAGAACTTACAGATCATTAAGCCAAGTGTATTCATCAGTCGA
This region of Chryseobacterium vaccae genomic DNA includes:
- the lgt gene encoding prolipoprotein diacylglyceryl transferase — encoded protein: MNLLYINWDVDPEIINIFGFPLKYYGLLFFAGLVLCYMILKKIYKEEKLSNQAHEALFSYAVIGILAGARLGHCLFYDFDYYSQHPLEIILPIQKGPDGAYFFSGYAGLASHGGGIGLIIMLLIYARKYSIKFMKILDIIAIATPLAGGFIRLANLMNSEIIGTPSNAPWAFIFRRVDDIPRHPAQLYEAISYFLIFSLVYFIYKKGMFKVGKGFYFGISSLLIFVMRLLIEFIKVDQVSFEQGMSLNMGQLLSIPFILLGLFFVIKSIRDKDEIKVS